ACATTTTTTTAAAAGGAAATGATACACAGGTTTACTTGTTATTAGCCAGTTTAAAAACATGTTGGTTCGGTCAAATTAAAAGTACAGACAAAAGATTGGGGTTAGGAACCTGAGGAGAGTGGAATGATTGAAGTTTAGAAACGAATTTCGAATTTGGATAGGAATTTTACTTCTTGCTGCGTTAGTAGTATTGCCTTTTTATACGCCAATACAAAAGTACCTTTCTATTCCCAATAATATTGTAACTTTTAACAACGATTTGCCAATTGCAGTTCCAAGCTTGGGGGATTCAGTTGAAGTAGAGCCAGCCAACAAAGCAATTCACGCGGTTAGCTCTAATGATTTTGAGACTGTTTCATCTGGGGAAGATGAGTTATTATATTCCGTTGCTGGGATGCCAATAAAAAAAGTTGATGTAAATGTGCTGGAGGACCTAAAAGTGATACCCGGTGGTCAATCCATAGGTGTTCAGCTGCATACGGCTGGTGTTCTTGTGGTTGGTCATCACAAGATCTCCGGGGAAAACAAAGAATTATCACCTGGGGAAGAGGCAAATATTAAAGTGGGTGATATTATCCTTAAGATCAATGGGGATCCAATAAAGGAAATGCAAGATGTAAAGCCTTATGTTGAAAAAGCTGGTGAAGCAAATAAATCGTTGGATGTAACGATTAAACGCGGAGATGATAAAATCCATACCAAGCTTACCCCAACAATGGACAAAAAAGAAAATGAGTACCGAATTGGACTTTATATCAGAGATTCTGCTGCTGGTATTGGTACAATGACATTTTATGATAAGGAATCAAAAAAATATGGAGCACTAGGGCATGTTATATCGGATATGGATACACACAAGCCCATTGAAATTTATAATGGTGCAATTGTCAATTCAACTGTGACATCAATTGACAAAGGGACAAATGGAACACCTGGTGAAAAGGAGGCCAAGTTTTCAGTTGATGCCGATAAGATCGGAACAATTACGAAAAACAGTCCATTCGGTATCTTTGGAAAGTTGGATGAAAAAATGGATAATGCAGGCAAATACAATAAACCAATGCCTGTGGCTTTATCACACGAAGTTGAAGAAGGTCCAGCAAAAATATTAACCGTTATCGATGGTGAAAAAGTAGAAGAATTCGATATCGAAATCGTTAGCAGTGTTCCGCAAAAATTTCCGGCTACGAAGGGAATGATTATTCAAATTACGGACCCTGAATTACTGAAGAAAACAGGCGGAATTGTTCAAGGTATGAGTGGTAGTCCAATTCTTCAAAACGGTAAGATTATTGGTGCTGTTACCCATGTGTTTGTAAATGACCCAACGTCAGGATATGGTGTACACATTGAATGGATGCTTCAGGAAGCCGGAATCAATATTTATGAAGATGGAAAAAAAGCAAGTTAAGTAAAAAAACCTGTGTTAGAAATTGTCTAATGCAGGTTTTTTTGCATTTTAAAATTCTTCAAGATACACGAAAAAATCATTTTTCGACAAACACTATTTTTCTTTGTCTAAAATTATCGAAAGTAAGTGAAAAGGCTAGAAAATCAAAGGAAAATAAAGATATTTTTAAAAAAAATAAAGTTTTTTTATTTTTAGGAAGGTTATACGGTATTGATGTCGAAATTATAGCGTGGGATAAAAGTTAAATTACATAAGGGAGGAAATGAAGTGGAGAAGATTTCAGTTTGCTTAGTAGATGATAATAAGGAATTGGTACAGGTTATGGAGGAATACTTTGATGGCCTGGATGAAATAGAGGTTATTGGAACTGCACATAACGGGAGAGACTGCTTGGAAATGTTAAATGAAATGGATCCTGATGTATTAATTTTAGATATAATTATGCCGCATATCGATGGCTTAGCTGTTCTGCAATCAATTCGTGGGGCAGAAAGAAATAAATATCCAAATGTCATCATGCTCACTGCTTTTGGTCAGGAAGAAGTAATGAAAAAAGCAGTTGATTTAGGCGCATCTTATTTCATACTAAAGCCATTTGATTTGGATAACTTAGCTGACCAAATCCGACAGGTTCAAGGCAGAAGTAGTCAACCAGCGCAATCAAAGGGTCTTCATAATAAAAAAGGTAAACAAAAAAAGGACCTAGAAGCAAATATCACGAATATTATCCATGAAATTGGGGTTCCTGCACATATCAAAGGGTATATGTACTTACGCGAGGCTATTACAATGGTTTACAATGATATTGAACTGCTTGGGTCCATTACGAAAGTTCTCTATCCGGACATAGCAAAGAAATTCAATACAACTGCTTCAAGGGTAGAGCGTGCTATCCGTCATGCAATTGAAGTTGCTTGGAGCAGAGGGAATATAGATTCAATCTCCGAGTTATTTGGTTATACAATAAGTATTTCAAAAGCAAAGCCAACAAATTCGGAATTCATCGCAATGGTCGCCGACCGCCTGCGTCTTGACTATAAAGCGAGCTAATATAATAAAACAAATAAAAAAAGTGATGATTCTAAACAAGGGTTAGGATCATCATTTTTTATTTAACTTTTCATATTATTATTTTTTGCATTGTATTGACGTTTTCTGTCCCGATGAACGATAAATCCCCCAATGAAGGCAATTCCACCTAAAAAAAAGACGAAACCTACAAAAAATTGAATTCCAATATGTAAAAAAATAGGATAAAGATCTTCAAATAATGAATCACGCATTAATTTAATTCCAAAAGCAGAAATAATTCCTGGTATGACAAGAAGTAGGACTGCGATTATTCGTATCATGTTGAAACTCCTTTAAAATAAATGTTGATTTTAGTATAGCAAAGCAAGTCTAAAATAGAAACAAATTTATATTTGCTAAAATCTGCACAATAACGTACAATATAGGTGTGCAAAAAATTGCAAGGTGGGATCTAATGAAGCGTGTGCTGATTGTTGGTGCTGGTAAAGGCGGATGTGCTTTAATACAAATTTTATCTGAAACGGATCGAATGCAAATTGTTGGTGTGATTGATACAAAGGATCATGCTAAAGGCATTGAACTAGCAAAAAAATACGGCATACATACAGATAACGATTGGAAAAAATGGATAAATGAGGACCTTGATATTATTATTGAAGCCACCGGTAAAGAAACGGTCCTTGGTGAAATATTAGAAGCACGCAGCAGGAAAACCGTGGTTATACCAGGTTCAGTTGCCTATATTATTGCAGAATTAATGGAAGAAAAAGAAACGTTAATGGAACAATTTAAAATGGAAATGACCAATCAAAAGTTAATTCTTAATAGTATCCGGGACGGCATGATTGTTGTAAATGAAAAAGGTATTGTCCAGTTCATCAATAAAAGCGCTGAACGGATAGTTGGTGTAGCCAGAACAAATTTCCTGGATCGCCCAGTTCAGGATGTAATTGAAAATTCCCGGCTTCCATTGGTCCTTAGGAACCGCAAAAGAGAGGTAAACCAAAAGCTAGTCCTTGAAAATGATAAGAGGATTATTACAACAAGAATTCCAATAATTAATTCGGATGATAAGTTAATTGGTGCATTCGCGGTATTTAAGGACATAACAGAAGTTGTAAAGCTTGCTGAAGAAAACACAGATTTAAAAGAAATAAAAATAATGTTAGAGGCGATTATCCAGTCTTCCGATGAAGCGATAACAGTCGTGGATGAAAACGGAAGTGGAATGATGATCAATCCTGCATACTCCAGAATTACAGGTTTATCCAAGGCAGATATTATTGGAAAGCCAGCTTCCGTTGACATTTCAGAAGGTGAAAGCATGCATATGAAAGTATTGCAAACACGCCGTCCTGTCCGTGGTGTACGAATGAAGGTTGGCTCCAAGAAAAAGGATGTCCTGGTAAATGTTGCTCCGGTTATTGTTGATGGGAAAATAAAAGGTAGTGTTGGTGTATTGCACGATGTATCGGAGATAAAAGCTCTTACGAGTGAATTACGGCGTGCAAGACAAATCATTCGAAACCTTGAAGCAAAATATACCTTCGATGATATAATTGGTTCTTCAACAGAAATGAGATTGGCTCTTGAACAAGCGAAGGTGGGGGCAAAAACACCAGCCATTGTTCTGCTTCGTGGTGAATCTGGTACAGGTAAGGAACTTTTTGCTCATGCTATTCATAATGAGAGCGATCGAAAGCATAATAAATTTATTCGAGTAAATTGTGCAGCTATTGGTGAGTCTGCATTGGAAAGTGAATTGTTCGGATATGACGAAGACGCGTTTTCAGGAGCAAAACTTGGTGGTAAAAAAGGATTATTTGAAGAGGCGAATATGGGAAGTATTTTCCTTGATGAGATCAGTGAACTGTCCTTGCATATGCAAGCCAAATTATTGCGTGTCCTGCAGGAAAACGAAATCGTTCGCGTTGGTGGAACGGATCCGATAGCAATAAATGTGCGGGTTATAACTGCAACAAATGCAAATTTGGAGAAAGCAATTATGAACAAAACTTTCCGGGAAGATTTATATTATCGTTTGAACCGGCTGCCAATATTTATCCCGTCATTACAAGAACGGATTGAGGATTTGCCCGAGTTGATTCCGCATCTTATCCATAAGATTAATCAGGATTACGGCAGGAACGTTCACCAGATTGATCAGGAAGCTATGAACCTTTTGAAATCATATCACTGGCCGGGAAATGTGCGGGAGCTGGAAAATGTGCTGGGGCGAGCAATGATTTACATGGATTCCAATGAAGAGGTTATTAAATTACAGCATATTCCAAGACTCAATCCAGACAATGCGGTCCGGTTACAGGACATCAAAAAATTCGATGTAAATCAGGGGACATTGCAGGATGCAGTTGAAAAATTTGAGGAAACGTACATTAAACAGGTTTACCAAGCCAATCATTATAATAAGACTAAAACAGCAAAAGAACTTAATATATCAATTCGGAATTTATATTATAAGATGGATAAATATCGAATAGAAAAAGCAAACATGCAAGATTTTTCATAACTGCATAAATTGCATGCAACTATTTTCTAAAGCGCTTACAACTGAAAAACTGTAACTTGGAGGCAGACATGAGGACACTAGATGAATTAAAAACCGTGGCAAAAAACGAGTCCAACCAAATTGTATCCGTTGCAAATGCTGCAGATATGGAAGTGCTTAAAGCGGTCAAAGCTGCTAAGGAAGAAGGGTTATGTTCATTCATATTGTTTGGAAACGAGAATGAAATATATACACTTTCTGATAAAGTCGCCCTTGATTTGTCTTCCATAAAGGTGGAAGCTGAAGACGTCAATCCGGCTGGCGCTGCAGTTAAAGCAGTGCATGAGGGTGAAGCGGATATTTTAATGAAGGGAAATGTTTCAACAAAAGCGTTATTAAAAGCGGTTTTAAATAAAGAGTATGGGCTTCGTTCAGGAAAAATTCTATCCCAAGTCGCTTTATTTGAAATTCCCAATCAAGATCGCCTGTTATTTCTAACAGATGCAGGTATGAATATTGCCCCAACTCTATTGGAAAAGGTTGAGATTATCAACAACGCGGTTAAAGTTGCCAGAGGTGTCGGAATGGACTGTCCGAAAGTTGCGGCGCTCGCTGCTGTTGAAATAGTCAATCCCAGCATGCAGGCAACAATGGATGCTGCAATATTAACTCAAATGCAAAAAAGAAATCAAATAAGTGACTGTATAATTGACGGACCACTTGCATTCGATAATGCTGTGTCACCGCTTGCAGCAGAACAAAAAAATATTCATTCAGATGTAGCAGGTTCAACAGATATTATCGCGGTTCCAACAATAGAAGTTGGAAACGCCTTATATAAATCATTTATGTATTTTGCTGATGCGAAGGTAGCTTCTGTTGTAAGTGGAGCGAACGCACCAATTGTATTAACATCACGTGCTGATTCAGCTGCAAGTAAATTATATTCATTAGCGCTAGCACTAGTTTCAGCAAAAAAATTCTAGGAGGAAACAACAATGGAAATCTTTACTTATATGGAAAAATATGATTATGAACAACTTGTATTTTGTCAGGACAAAAACTCTGGATTGAAAGCAATCATTGCAATACATGATACGACACTTGGACCAGCACTTGGCGGAACAAGAATGTGGACCTATAAATCCGAGGCTGAGGCGATTGAGGATGCACTTCGTCTTGCTAAAGGAATGACATACAAAAATGCTGCTGCCGGGCTTAATTTAGGTGGAGGTAAAACAGTTATTATCGGCGATCCTAAAAAGGACAAAAATCCGGAGTTATTCCGTGCATTTGGCCGTTATATCCAAGGGTTAAATGGTCGTTATATTACTGCTGAAGACGTAGGAACAACAGTCGATGATATGGATCTGATTCATATGGAAACTGATTTTGTTACAGGAATTTCGCCTGAATTTGGATCATCAGGAAATCCATCCCCAGTTACTGCTTATGGTATTTATAAAGGAATGAAGGCGGCTGCTATGGAGGCTTTTGGCAGTGACTCATTAGAAGGTAAAACAGTGGCTGTTCAAGGTGTTGGAAATGTGGCATTTACTTTATGTGAACATTTACATGAAGAGGGTGCTAATTTAATTGTTACCGACATTAACAAAGAAGCAGTTAACCGCGCAGTTAACGCGTTTGGTGCAAAGGCAGTGGACCCAGATGATATTTATGGTGTTGACTGTGATATTTATGCGCCATGTGCACTTGGAGCTACAATAAACGACGAAACAATACCACAATTGAAAGCGAAAGTTATTGCAGGTTCCGCAAATAATCAGCTTAAAACAACTGAACATGGTGATATTATTCATGAAAAAGGTATTGTGTATGCACCAGATTATGTAATTAATTCAGGCGGGGTTATCAATGTTGCTGATGAATTGAATGGTTACAACGCAACAAGAGCAATGAAAAATGTAGAATCAATTTACGATATCCTGCTGAAAATATTTGCTATCTCAAAACGGGATAACATTCCAACATATGTCGCTGCAGACCGTATGGCCGAGGAAAGAATTGCTTCTGTAAGAGCTTCCCGCAGTCAATTTTTATTAAATGGACACCATACGTTAAGCAGAAGATAGTCGGAGGTTAGGGTCATTGCAATATATGTATAGAGTTTTAGTAATAAACCCGGGTTCAACTTCTACAAAAATTGGTGTTTTTGATGATGAAGTATGTATTTTTGAAAAAACAATTCGCCATGATGCAGATGTACTCAAAAATTATAATGGTGTTATAAATCAATATGATTTTCGAAAAAATGTTATTCTCGATCAATTAGATCATGAGGGTATCAATATTTCAAAACTAAGTGCTGTCTGTGGGCGGGGTGGCTTACTTAGGCCAATTAAGGGTGGAACATATGAAGTGAACCGGCCTATGCTTAGGGATTTGCGAATGGGCTATAATGGTGAGCATGCATCGAATCTAGGAGGCATTATTGCCCATGAAATTGCCAGTGGACTAAATATTCCCGCGTATATTGTTGATCCCGTGGTTGTTGATGAATTTGAAGATATTGCCAGATATTCTGGCGTACCGGAACTTCCGAGAAAAAGTATCTTTCACGCTTTGAATCAAAAGGCCGTTGCACGACGGGCTTCGAAAGATTTAGGACAAGACTATGATCAGCTTCATTTAATCGTCACCCATATGGGTGGTGGAATAACCGTTGGAGCGCATAAAAAGGGAAAAGTTATTGATGTTAACAACGGATTGCATGGTGATGGTCCATTCTCACCAGAGCGAGCGGGAACGGTGCCGGCAGGTGATTTGGTTGCATTGTGTTTTTCCGGGGAATATTACCGGGACGAAATGATGAAAAAGTTAGTAGGCCAGGGAGGACTCGCCGCGTACTTAGATACCAGTGATGCAGTAGAAGTTGAAAAGAGAATTACAAAGGGTGATCGGGCTGCGGCAGAAGCATATGAAGCGATGGCCTATCAGATAGCCAAAGAAATTGGATCCATGAGTGTTGTCTTAGAAGGCAAGGTGGATGCCATTATTATGACCGGTGGTCTTGCTTACGGTAGGGATTTTATTAAGATGATTTCAAAACGAGTAGATTGGATTGCAGACACAATCATTTATCCGGGGGAAAATGAACTACAGGCGCTGACAGAGGGTACTTTAAGAGTGCTGCGCGGCGAAGAAGAAGCAAAAGTCTATTCATCTAATCAGAAATAAAGGGAGTGAAAAATATGGCAGAAGAATATGATCTTGTTGTACTCGGCGGAGGCACAGGGGGATATGTTGCCGCAATCAGGGCCGCACAAATAGGTCTACAGGTTGCAATTGTTGAAAAAGGGGACTTAGGTGGAACATGCTTGCATCGCGGGTGTATTCCATCTAAAGCATTACTGCGAAGTGCAGAGGTATATCGGCAAACAAAAGAGGCAAGTGAATATGGTATTGATACGAAGGATACCACATTAAACTTTACAAAGGTTCAAGAGCGAAAAGACCGTGTTGTTCGAACCCTGCATCAAGGTGTCCAGGGGCTGATGAAAAAAGGGAAGATTGATGTTTACGAAGGATTTGGGCGTATTTTAGGCCCTAGTATTTTCTCGCCAATGCCAGGAACGATTTCAATTGAATATGCAAATGGTGATGAAAATACGATGCTTGTACCTAAAAACGTTTTAATTGCTACCGGATCGAAACCAAAATCACTTCCAGGACTTGAGATAGATGGAAAGCATGTCATGACATCCGATGAAGCACTGCAAATGGAGGAGTTACCTAAATCCATTATAATAGTCGGTGGCGGCGTAATTGGAATTGAATGGGCTTCTATGCTTGCTGATTTCGACGTAGACGTCACGGTTATTGAATACTTGGATCAAATTCTACCAACTGAGGATGAAGCGATTGCCAAGGAAGTTGAAAAGCTGCTGAAGAAGAAAGGGATCACCTTTGTCAAGGGCGCTAAAGTGCTCCCGGATACTTTATCAACTGATTCTGGTGTTAAAATTGAAGCAGAAATTAATAACAGTAACAAAAGCTTCCAGGCGGATAAGATGTTGGTTTCTGTCGGCCGTGAAGCCAATACGACAAATATCGGCTTAGAAAATACAGATATTGAGATCGAAAAAGGTTTTGTACAAACGAATGCCTATTTCCAGACTAAAGAATCACATATTTATGCAATTGGTGATGTTATTGGCGGTATGCAATTAGCTCACGTTGCATCACATGAAGGTATTGTTGCAGTGGAACATATGGCAGATCATAATCCATCTCCAATTGAATACGACAATATACCAACATGTATTTATTCAAATCCAGAAGTGGCCAGCGTAGGTTTAACAGAAAAGAAGGCTAAGGAGGAAGGGTTTGAAATTAAAGTTGGAAAGTTTCCGTTTAAAGCCATTGGAAAAGCACTGGTTCACGGGGAATCAGATGGTTTTGTGAAAATCATTGCAGATAAAAAGACAGATGATTTATTAGGATGTCACATGATCGGGCCACATGTAACCGACATTATTTCTGAAGCTGGTCTGGCAAAAGTATTGGACGCAACGCCTTGGGAGGTTGCTGACAGTATCCATCCACATCCAACTCTTTCAGAGGTTATGGGTGAAGCTGCGTTAGCGGTAGATGGCAAGCAAATCCATGGGTAGATTGGAAGCGTAGAAAAGAGGAGGGACTATTAATGACAAGAAATCGTCATGAAGCATTAGGATTATCTGATGATCAAGTTTTAGAAATGTTTAAAACAATGCTTTTAGCCAGGAAAATTGATGAAAGAATGTGGCTTTTAAACCGTGCCGGGAAAATTCCGTTCGTTATTTCCTGTCAGGGACAAGAAGCAGCACAAGTAGGTGCCTCATTTGCATTAAATCGCGATACCGATTATGTTGCACCTTATTATCGTGATATGGGTGTCGTTTTAGCTTTTGGTATGACGGCTAAGGATCTAATGCTGTCCG
This Virgibacillus phasianinus DNA region includes the following protein-coding sequences:
- the spoIVB gene encoding SpoIVB peptidase, translated to MKFRNEFRIWIGILLLAALVVLPFYTPIQKYLSIPNNIVTFNNDLPIAVPSLGDSVEVEPANKAIHAVSSNDFETVSSGEDELLYSVAGMPIKKVDVNVLEDLKVIPGGQSIGVQLHTAGVLVVGHHKISGENKELSPGEEANIKVGDIILKINGDPIKEMQDVKPYVEKAGEANKSLDVTIKRGDDKIHTKLTPTMDKKENEYRIGLYIRDSAAGIGTMTFYDKESKKYGALGHVISDMDTHKPIEIYNGAIVNSTVTSIDKGTNGTPGEKEAKFSVDADKIGTITKNSPFGIFGKLDEKMDNAGKYNKPMPVALSHEVEEGPAKILTVIDGEKVEEFDIEIVSSVPQKFPATKGMIIQITDPELLKKTGGIVQGMSGSPILQNGKIIGAVTHVFVNDPTSGYGVHIEWMLQEAGINIYEDGKKAS
- the spo0A gene encoding sporulation transcription factor Spo0A — protein: MEKISVCLVDDNKELVQVMEEYFDGLDEIEVIGTAHNGRDCLEMLNEMDPDVLILDIIMPHIDGLAVLQSIRGAERNKYPNVIMLTAFGQEEVMKKAVDLGASYFILKPFDLDNLADQIRQVQGRSSQPAQSKGLHNKKGKQKKDLEANITNIIHEIGVPAHIKGYMYLREAITMVYNDIELLGSITKVLYPDIAKKFNTTASRVERAIRHAIEVAWSRGNIDSISELFGYTISISKAKPTNSEFIAMVADRLRLDYKAS
- a CDS encoding DUF2627 family protein, which gives rise to MIRIIAVLLLVIPGIISAFGIKLMRDSLFEDLYPIFLHIGIQFFVGFVFFLGGIAFIGGFIVHRDRKRQYNAKNNNMKS
- a CDS encoding sigma 54-interacting transcriptional regulator, encoding MKRVLIVGAGKGGCALIQILSETDRMQIVGVIDTKDHAKGIELAKKYGIHTDNDWKKWINEDLDIIIEATGKETVLGEILEARSRKTVVIPGSVAYIIAELMEEKETLMEQFKMEMTNQKLILNSIRDGMIVVNEKGIVQFINKSAERIVGVARTNFLDRPVQDVIENSRLPLVLRNRKREVNQKLVLENDKRIITTRIPIINSDDKLIGAFAVFKDITEVVKLAEENTDLKEIKIMLEAIIQSSDEAITVVDENGSGMMINPAYSRITGLSKADIIGKPASVDISEGESMHMKVLQTRRPVRGVRMKVGSKKKDVLVNVAPVIVDGKIKGSVGVLHDVSEIKALTSELRRARQIIRNLEAKYTFDDIIGSSTEMRLALEQAKVGAKTPAIVLLRGESGTGKELFAHAIHNESDRKHNKFIRVNCAAIGESALESELFGYDEDAFSGAKLGGKKGLFEEANMGSIFLDEISELSLHMQAKLLRVLQENEIVRVGGTDPIAINVRVITATNANLEKAIMNKTFREDLYYRLNRLPIFIPSLQERIEDLPELIPHLIHKINQDYGRNVHQIDQEAMNLLKSYHWPGNVRELENVLGRAMIYMDSNEEVIKLQHIPRLNPDNAVRLQDIKKFDVNQGTLQDAVEKFEETYIKQVYQANHYNKTKTAKELNISIRNLYYKMDKYRIEKANMQDFS
- the yqiS gene encoding phosphate butyryltransferase, with translation MKNCNLEADMRTLDELKTVAKNESNQIVSVANAADMEVLKAVKAAKEEGLCSFILFGNENEIYTLSDKVALDLSSIKVEAEDVNPAGAAVKAVHEGEADILMKGNVSTKALLKAVLNKEYGLRSGKILSQVALFEIPNQDRLLFLTDAGMNIAPTLLEKVEIINNAVKVARGVGMDCPKVAALAAVEIVNPSMQATMDAAILTQMQKRNQISDCIIDGPLAFDNAVSPLAAEQKNIHSDVAGSTDIIAVPTIEVGNALYKSFMYFADAKVASVVSGANAPIVLTSRADSAASKLYSLALALVSAKKF
- the bcd gene encoding branched-chain amino acid dehydrogenase, coding for MEIFTYMEKYDYEQLVFCQDKNSGLKAIIAIHDTTLGPALGGTRMWTYKSEAEAIEDALRLAKGMTYKNAAAGLNLGGGKTVIIGDPKKDKNPELFRAFGRYIQGLNGRYITAEDVGTTVDDMDLIHMETDFVTGISPEFGSSGNPSPVTAYGIYKGMKAAAMEAFGSDSLEGKTVAVQGVGNVAFTLCEHLHEEGANLIVTDINKEAVNRAVNAFGAKAVDPDDIYGVDCDIYAPCALGATINDETIPQLKAKVIAGSANNQLKTTEHGDIIHEKGIVYAPDYVINSGGVINVADELNGYNATRAMKNVESIYDILLKIFAISKRDNIPTYVAADRMAEERIASVRASRSQFLLNGHHTLSRR
- the buk gene encoding butyrate kinase; the encoded protein is MYRVLVINPGSTSTKIGVFDDEVCIFEKTIRHDADVLKNYNGVINQYDFRKNVILDQLDHEGINISKLSAVCGRGGLLRPIKGGTYEVNRPMLRDLRMGYNGEHASNLGGIIAHEIASGLNIPAYIVDPVVVDEFEDIARYSGVPELPRKSIFHALNQKAVARRASKDLGQDYDQLHLIVTHMGGGITVGAHKKGKVIDVNNGLHGDGPFSPERAGTVPAGDLVALCFSGEYYRDEMMKKLVGQGGLAAYLDTSDAVEVEKRITKGDRAAAEAYEAMAYQIAKEIGSMSVVLEGKVDAIIMTGGLAYGRDFIKMISKRVDWIADTIIYPGENELQALTEGTLRVLRGEEEAKVYSSNQK
- the lpdA gene encoding dihydrolipoyl dehydrogenase, which produces MAEEYDLVVLGGGTGGYVAAIRAAQIGLQVAIVEKGDLGGTCLHRGCIPSKALLRSAEVYRQTKEASEYGIDTKDTTLNFTKVQERKDRVVRTLHQGVQGLMKKGKIDVYEGFGRILGPSIFSPMPGTISIEYANGDENTMLVPKNVLIATGSKPKSLPGLEIDGKHVMTSDEALQMEELPKSIIIVGGGVIGIEWASMLADFDVDVTVIEYLDQILPTEDEAIAKEVEKLLKKKGITFVKGAKVLPDTLSTDSGVKIEAEINNSNKSFQADKMLVSVGREANTTNIGLENTDIEIEKGFVQTNAYFQTKESHIYAIGDVIGGMQLAHVASHEGIVAVEHMADHNPSPIEYDNIPTCIYSNPEVASVGLTEKKAKEEGFEIKVGKFPFKAIGKALVHGESDGFVKIIADKKTDDLLGCHMIGPHVTDIISEAGLAKVLDATPWEVADSIHPHPTLSEVMGEAALAVDGKQIHG